A genomic stretch from Microtus pennsylvanicus isolate mMicPen1 chromosome 11, mMicPen1.hap1, whole genome shotgun sequence includes:
- the Ankrd13b gene encoding ankyrin repeat domain-containing protein 13B isoform X1 → MIPANASARKGPEGKYPLHFLVWHNRHRELEKEVRAGQVDIEQLDPRGRTPLHLATTLGHLECARVLLAHGADVGRENRSGWTVLQEAVSTRDLELVQLVLRYRDYQRVVKRLAGIPMLLEKLRKAQDFYVEMKWEFTSWVPLVSKICPSDTYKVWKSGQNLRVDTTLLGFDHMTWQRGNRSFVFRGQDTSAVVMEIDHDRRVVYMETLALAGQDQELLLAAAQPTEEQVLSRLTAPVVTTQLDTKNISFERNKTGILGWRSEKTEMVNGYEAKVYGASNVELITRTRTEHLSEQHKGKAKGCKTPLQSFLGIAEQHGGPQNGTLITQTLSQANPTAITAEEYFNPNFELGNRDMGRPMELTTKTQKFKAKLWLCEEHPLSLCEQVAPIIDLMAVSNALFAKLRDFITLRLPPGFPVKIEIPVFHILNARITFGNLNGCDEPVPSVRGSPSSETPSPGSDSSSVSSSSSTTSCRSCEISPTLFEAPRGYSVLGGQREAATRDEDDDLLQFAIQQSLLEAGSEYDQVTIWEALTNSKPGTHPMSCEGRRQDRCPRCAGSGERSTNPPHPQERPTHAAAPARAPGTSAQPSAQPGSQLQQPCVSELRRAAAAGYGVVCAGAGGETEASTPGGGRVGAHPAALADRTVAPSAGTLAHSTQDPGPRTCRAAAGVWSHHIGGVGVHQA, encoded by the exons ATGATCCCCGCCAACGCCTCCGCCAGGAAGGGGCCCGAGGGCAAGTACCCGCTGCACTTCCTCGTGTGGCACAACCGCCACCGCGAGCTGGAGAAGGAGGTCCGCGCCGGCCAG GTGGACATTGAACAACTGGATCCCCGTGGTCGGACTCCCCTGCACCTGGCCACCACGCTGGGGCACCTGGAATGTGCCCGTGTGCTCTTGGCACACGGCGCAGATGTGGGCAGGGAGAATCGCAGTGGTTGGACAG TGCTACAGGAGGCTGTGAGCACCAGGGACCTGGAGCTGGTGCAGCTGGTGCTGCGGTACCGAGACTACCAGCGGGTGGTGAAGCGACTGGCGGGCATCCCCATGCTCCTGGAGAAGCTCCGGAAG GCCCAGGATTTCTACGTGGAGATGAAATGGGAGTTCACCAGCTGGG TGCCCCTGGTATCCAAGATCTGCCCCAGTGACACCTACAAAGTGTGGAAGAGTGGGCAGAACCTGAGGGTAGACACCACACTTCTGGGCTTTGACCATATGACCTGGCAGAGAGGGAATCGCAGCTTTGTCTTCAGGGGTCAAG ACACAAGTGCCGTGGTCATGGAGATAGACCATGACCGCCGTGTGGTATACATGGAGACGCTGGCCCTGGCCGGGCAGGATCAGGAACTGCTGCTGGCTGCTGCCCAACCCACTGAGGAGCAAGTGCTGAGCCGGCTCACTGCACCGGTTGTCACCACACAGCTTGACACCAAGAACATCTCCTTTGAGAG GAACAAGACTGGCATTCTGGGCTGGCGCAGCGAGAAGACAGAGATGGTGAATGGGTATGAAGCCAAG gTATATGGGGCCTCCAACGTGGAGCTCATCACCCGGACTCGGACAGAGCATCTTTCAGAACAACACAAAGGCAAAGCCAAAG GTTGTAAGACACCTCTGCAGTCTTTCTTGGGAATTGCAGAGCAGCACGGGGGCCCCCAAAATGGG ACCCTGATCACTCAGACCCTGAGCCAAGCCAACCCCACTGCCATCACTGCGGAGGAATACTTCAACCCCAACTTTGAGCTTGGCAACCGGGACATGGGTCGTCCCATGGAACTGACCACCAAGACACAGAA GTTCAAGGCCAAGCTGTGGCTGTGTGAGGAGCATCCCCTGTCCCTGTGTGAGCAGGTGGCTCCCATCATCGACCTCATGGCAGTCAGCAATGCACTTTTCGCCAAGCTCCGGGACTTCATCACATTGCGCCTGCCTCCTGGCTTCCCAGTCAAGATTG AAATCCCCGTCTTTCACATTCTCAACGCCCGCATCACCTTCGGGAACCTCAACGGCTGCGATGAGCCAGTGCCCTCAGTGCGAGGCAGCCCCAGCAGCGAGACACCGTCCCCTGGCAGCGACTCCTCCAGCGTCAGCAGCTCCAGCTCTACCA CCTCCTGCCGCAGCTGTGAGATCTCACCCACATTGTTCGAGGCCCCCCGTGGCTACAGCGTGCTGGGTGGCCAGCGAGAGGCTGCGACTCGTGATGAAGATGATGACCTGCTGCAGTTTGCCATCCAGCAGAGCCTGCTTGAGGCAGGCAGTGAGTATGACCAG GTCACCATTTGGGAGGCGCTAACCAACAGCAAGCCAGGCACCCACCCCATGTCCTGTGAAGGCCGCCGACAGGACAG GTGTCCCAGGTGTGCCGGGAGCGGGGAGCGCTCGACaaatcctccccacccccaggagcGCCCCACCCACGCCGCAGCGCCAGCCCGTGCCCCCGGCACCAGTGCCCAGCCCTCGGCCCAGCCCGGGTCCCAGCTCCAGCAGCCATGTGTTTCGGAGCTACGACGAGCAGCTGCGGCTGGCTATGGAGTTGTCTgcgcaggagcaggaggagagacgGAGGCGAGCAcgccaggaggaggaagagttggAGCGCATCCTGCGGCTCTCGCTGACCGAACAGTAGCGCCCTCTGCTGGGACCCTCGCTCACTCCACGCAGGACCCGGGTCCGCGCACCTGCCGTGCTGCTGCAGGAGTTTGGAGCCATCACATCGGGGGTGTAGGGGTGCACCAGGCTTGA
- the Ankrd13b gene encoding ankyrin repeat domain-containing protein 13B isoform X4: MIPANASARKGPEGKYPLHFLVWHNRHRELEKEVRAGQVDIEQLDPRGRTPLHLATTLGHLECARVLLAHGADVGRENRSGWTVLQEAVSTRDLELVQLVLRYRDYQRVVKRLAGIPMLLEKLRKAQDFYVEMKWEFTSWVPLVSKICPSDTYKVWKSGQNLRVDTTLLGFDHMTWQRGNRSFVFRGQDTSAVVMEIDHDRRVVYMETLALAGQDQELLLAAAQPTEEQVLSRLTAPVVTTQLDTKNISFERNKTGILGWRSEKTEMVNGYEAKVYGASNVELITRTRTEHLSEQHKGKAKGCKTPLQSFLGIAEQHGGPQNGTLITQTLSQANPTAITAEEYFNPNFELGNRDMGRPMELTTKTQKFKAKLWLCEEHPLSLCEQVAPIIDLMAVSNALFAKLRDFITLRLPPGFPVKIEIPVFHILNARITFGNLNGCDEPVPSVRGSPSSETPSPGSDSSSVSSSSSTTSCRSCEISPTLFEAPRGYSVLGGQREAATRDEDDDLLQFAIQQSLLEAGSEYDQVTIWEALTNSKPGTHPMSCEGRRQDRVGGQCSRHVQKAGT, from the exons ATGATCCCCGCCAACGCCTCCGCCAGGAAGGGGCCCGAGGGCAAGTACCCGCTGCACTTCCTCGTGTGGCACAACCGCCACCGCGAGCTGGAGAAGGAGGTCCGCGCCGGCCAG GTGGACATTGAACAACTGGATCCCCGTGGTCGGACTCCCCTGCACCTGGCCACCACGCTGGGGCACCTGGAATGTGCCCGTGTGCTCTTGGCACACGGCGCAGATGTGGGCAGGGAGAATCGCAGTGGTTGGACAG TGCTACAGGAGGCTGTGAGCACCAGGGACCTGGAGCTGGTGCAGCTGGTGCTGCGGTACCGAGACTACCAGCGGGTGGTGAAGCGACTGGCGGGCATCCCCATGCTCCTGGAGAAGCTCCGGAAG GCCCAGGATTTCTACGTGGAGATGAAATGGGAGTTCACCAGCTGGG TGCCCCTGGTATCCAAGATCTGCCCCAGTGACACCTACAAAGTGTGGAAGAGTGGGCAGAACCTGAGGGTAGACACCACACTTCTGGGCTTTGACCATATGACCTGGCAGAGAGGGAATCGCAGCTTTGTCTTCAGGGGTCAAG ACACAAGTGCCGTGGTCATGGAGATAGACCATGACCGCCGTGTGGTATACATGGAGACGCTGGCCCTGGCCGGGCAGGATCAGGAACTGCTGCTGGCTGCTGCCCAACCCACTGAGGAGCAAGTGCTGAGCCGGCTCACTGCACCGGTTGTCACCACACAGCTTGACACCAAGAACATCTCCTTTGAGAG GAACAAGACTGGCATTCTGGGCTGGCGCAGCGAGAAGACAGAGATGGTGAATGGGTATGAAGCCAAG gTATATGGGGCCTCCAACGTGGAGCTCATCACCCGGACTCGGACAGAGCATCTTTCAGAACAACACAAAGGCAAAGCCAAAG GTTGTAAGACACCTCTGCAGTCTTTCTTGGGAATTGCAGAGCAGCACGGGGGCCCCCAAAATGGG ACCCTGATCACTCAGACCCTGAGCCAAGCCAACCCCACTGCCATCACTGCGGAGGAATACTTCAACCCCAACTTTGAGCTTGGCAACCGGGACATGGGTCGTCCCATGGAACTGACCACCAAGACACAGAA GTTCAAGGCCAAGCTGTGGCTGTGTGAGGAGCATCCCCTGTCCCTGTGTGAGCAGGTGGCTCCCATCATCGACCTCATGGCAGTCAGCAATGCACTTTTCGCCAAGCTCCGGGACTTCATCACATTGCGCCTGCCTCCTGGCTTCCCAGTCAAGATTG AAATCCCCGTCTTTCACATTCTCAACGCCCGCATCACCTTCGGGAACCTCAACGGCTGCGATGAGCCAGTGCCCTCAGTGCGAGGCAGCCCCAGCAGCGAGACACCGTCCCCTGGCAGCGACTCCTCCAGCGTCAGCAGCTCCAGCTCTACCA CCTCCTGCCGCAGCTGTGAGATCTCACCCACATTGTTCGAGGCCCCCCGTGGCTACAGCGTGCTGGGTGGCCAGCGAGAGGCTGCGACTCGTGATGAAGATGATGACCTGCTGCAGTTTGCCATCCAGCAGAGCCTGCTTGAGGCAGGCAGTGAGTATGACCAG GTCACCATTTGGGAGGCGCTAACCAACAGCAAGCCAGGCACCCACCCCATGTCCTGTGAAGGCCGCCGACAGGACAG GGTGGGTGGCCAGTGTTCCAGGCATGTGCAGAAAGCAGGGACCTAA
- the Ankrd13b gene encoding ankyrin repeat domain-containing protein 13B isoform X3 — MIPANASARKGPEGKYPLHFLVWHNRHRELEKEVRAGQVDIEQLDPRGRTPLHLATTLGHLECARVLLAHGADVGRENRSGWTVLQEAVSTRDLELVQLVLRYRDYQRVVKRLAGIPMLLEKLRKAQDFYVEMKWEFTSWVPLVSKICPSDTYKVWKSGQNLRVDTTLLGFDHMTWQRGNRSFVFRGQDTSAVVMEIDHDRRVVYMETLALAGQDQELLLAAAQPTEEQVLSRLTAPVVTTQLDTKNISFERNKTGILGWRSEKTEMVNGYEAKVYGASNVELITRTRTEHLSEQHKGKAKGCKTPLQSFLGIAEQHGGPQNGTLITQTLSQANPTAITAEEYFNPNFELGNRDMGRPMELTTKTQKFKAKLWLCEEHPLSLCEQVAPIIDLMAVSNALFAKLRDFITLRLPPGFPVKIEIPVFHILNARITFGNLNGCDEPVPSVRGSPSSETPSPGSDSSSVSSSSSTTSCRSCEISPTLFEAPRGYSVLGGQREAATRDEDDDLLQFAIQQSLLEAGSEYDQVTIWEALTNSKPGTHPMSCEGRRQDRSAPPTPQRQPVPPAPVPSPRPSPGPSSSSHVFRSYDEQLRLAMELSAQEQEERRRRARQEEEELERILRLSLTEQ; from the exons ATGATCCCCGCCAACGCCTCCGCCAGGAAGGGGCCCGAGGGCAAGTACCCGCTGCACTTCCTCGTGTGGCACAACCGCCACCGCGAGCTGGAGAAGGAGGTCCGCGCCGGCCAG GTGGACATTGAACAACTGGATCCCCGTGGTCGGACTCCCCTGCACCTGGCCACCACGCTGGGGCACCTGGAATGTGCCCGTGTGCTCTTGGCACACGGCGCAGATGTGGGCAGGGAGAATCGCAGTGGTTGGACAG TGCTACAGGAGGCTGTGAGCACCAGGGACCTGGAGCTGGTGCAGCTGGTGCTGCGGTACCGAGACTACCAGCGGGTGGTGAAGCGACTGGCGGGCATCCCCATGCTCCTGGAGAAGCTCCGGAAG GCCCAGGATTTCTACGTGGAGATGAAATGGGAGTTCACCAGCTGGG TGCCCCTGGTATCCAAGATCTGCCCCAGTGACACCTACAAAGTGTGGAAGAGTGGGCAGAACCTGAGGGTAGACACCACACTTCTGGGCTTTGACCATATGACCTGGCAGAGAGGGAATCGCAGCTTTGTCTTCAGGGGTCAAG ACACAAGTGCCGTGGTCATGGAGATAGACCATGACCGCCGTGTGGTATACATGGAGACGCTGGCCCTGGCCGGGCAGGATCAGGAACTGCTGCTGGCTGCTGCCCAACCCACTGAGGAGCAAGTGCTGAGCCGGCTCACTGCACCGGTTGTCACCACACAGCTTGACACCAAGAACATCTCCTTTGAGAG GAACAAGACTGGCATTCTGGGCTGGCGCAGCGAGAAGACAGAGATGGTGAATGGGTATGAAGCCAAG gTATATGGGGCCTCCAACGTGGAGCTCATCACCCGGACTCGGACAGAGCATCTTTCAGAACAACACAAAGGCAAAGCCAAAG GTTGTAAGACACCTCTGCAGTCTTTCTTGGGAATTGCAGAGCAGCACGGGGGCCCCCAAAATGGG ACCCTGATCACTCAGACCCTGAGCCAAGCCAACCCCACTGCCATCACTGCGGAGGAATACTTCAACCCCAACTTTGAGCTTGGCAACCGGGACATGGGTCGTCCCATGGAACTGACCACCAAGACACAGAA GTTCAAGGCCAAGCTGTGGCTGTGTGAGGAGCATCCCCTGTCCCTGTGTGAGCAGGTGGCTCCCATCATCGACCTCATGGCAGTCAGCAATGCACTTTTCGCCAAGCTCCGGGACTTCATCACATTGCGCCTGCCTCCTGGCTTCCCAGTCAAGATTG AAATCCCCGTCTTTCACATTCTCAACGCCCGCATCACCTTCGGGAACCTCAACGGCTGCGATGAGCCAGTGCCCTCAGTGCGAGGCAGCCCCAGCAGCGAGACACCGTCCCCTGGCAGCGACTCCTCCAGCGTCAGCAGCTCCAGCTCTACCA CCTCCTGCCGCAGCTGTGAGATCTCACCCACATTGTTCGAGGCCCCCCGTGGCTACAGCGTGCTGGGTGGCCAGCGAGAGGCTGCGACTCGTGATGAAGATGATGACCTGCTGCAGTTTGCCATCCAGCAGAGCCTGCTTGAGGCAGGCAGTGAGTATGACCAG GTCACCATTTGGGAGGCGCTAACCAACAGCAAGCCAGGCACCCACCCCATGTCCTGTGAAGGCCGCCGACAGGACAG gagcGCCCCACCCACGCCGCAGCGCCAGCCCGTGCCCCCGGCACCAGTGCCCAGCCCTCGGCCCAGCCCGGGTCCCAGCTCCAGCAGCCATGTGTTTCGGAGCTACGACGAGCAGCTGCGGCTGGCTATGGAGTTGTCTgcgcaggagcaggaggagagacgGAGGCGAGCAcgccaggaggaggaagagttggAGCGCATCCTGCGGCTCTCGCTGACCGAACAGTAG
- the Ankrd13b gene encoding ankyrin repeat domain-containing protein 13B isoform X2, protein MIPANASARKGPEGKYPLHFLVWHNRHRELEKEVRAGQVDIEQLDPRGRTPLHLATTLGHLECARVLLAHGADVGRENRSGWTVLQEAVSTRDLELVQLVLRYRDYQRVVKRLAGIPMLLEKLRKAQDFYVEMKWEFTSWVPLVSKICPSDTYKVWKSGQNLRVDTTLLGFDHMTWQRGNRSFVFRGQDTSAVVMEIDHDRRVVYMETLALAGQDQELLLAAAQPTEEQVLSRLTAPVVTTQLDTKNISFERNKTGILGWRSEKTEMVNGYEAKVYGASNVELITRTRTEHLSEQHKGKAKGCKTPLQSFLGIAEQHGGPQNGTLITQTLSQANPTAITAEEYFNPNFELGNRDMGRPMELTTKTQKFKAKLWLCEEHPLSLCEQVAPIIDLMAVSNALFAKLRDFITLRLPPGFPVKIEIPVFHILNARITFGNLNGCDEPVPSVRGSPSSETPSPGSDSSSVSSSSSTTSCRSCEISPTLFEAPRGYSVLGGQREAATRDEDDDLLQFAIQQSLLEAGSEYDQVTIWEALTNSKPGTHPMSCEGRRQDRCAGSGERSTNPPHPQERPTHAAAPARAPGTSAQPSAQPGSQLQQPCVSELRRAAAAGYGVVCAGAGGETEASTPGGGRVGAHPAALADRTVAPSAGTLAHSTQDPGPRTCRAAAGVWSHHIGGVGVHQA, encoded by the exons ATGATCCCCGCCAACGCCTCCGCCAGGAAGGGGCCCGAGGGCAAGTACCCGCTGCACTTCCTCGTGTGGCACAACCGCCACCGCGAGCTGGAGAAGGAGGTCCGCGCCGGCCAG GTGGACATTGAACAACTGGATCCCCGTGGTCGGACTCCCCTGCACCTGGCCACCACGCTGGGGCACCTGGAATGTGCCCGTGTGCTCTTGGCACACGGCGCAGATGTGGGCAGGGAGAATCGCAGTGGTTGGACAG TGCTACAGGAGGCTGTGAGCACCAGGGACCTGGAGCTGGTGCAGCTGGTGCTGCGGTACCGAGACTACCAGCGGGTGGTGAAGCGACTGGCGGGCATCCCCATGCTCCTGGAGAAGCTCCGGAAG GCCCAGGATTTCTACGTGGAGATGAAATGGGAGTTCACCAGCTGGG TGCCCCTGGTATCCAAGATCTGCCCCAGTGACACCTACAAAGTGTGGAAGAGTGGGCAGAACCTGAGGGTAGACACCACACTTCTGGGCTTTGACCATATGACCTGGCAGAGAGGGAATCGCAGCTTTGTCTTCAGGGGTCAAG ACACAAGTGCCGTGGTCATGGAGATAGACCATGACCGCCGTGTGGTATACATGGAGACGCTGGCCCTGGCCGGGCAGGATCAGGAACTGCTGCTGGCTGCTGCCCAACCCACTGAGGAGCAAGTGCTGAGCCGGCTCACTGCACCGGTTGTCACCACACAGCTTGACACCAAGAACATCTCCTTTGAGAG GAACAAGACTGGCATTCTGGGCTGGCGCAGCGAGAAGACAGAGATGGTGAATGGGTATGAAGCCAAG gTATATGGGGCCTCCAACGTGGAGCTCATCACCCGGACTCGGACAGAGCATCTTTCAGAACAACACAAAGGCAAAGCCAAAG GTTGTAAGACACCTCTGCAGTCTTTCTTGGGAATTGCAGAGCAGCACGGGGGCCCCCAAAATGGG ACCCTGATCACTCAGACCCTGAGCCAAGCCAACCCCACTGCCATCACTGCGGAGGAATACTTCAACCCCAACTTTGAGCTTGGCAACCGGGACATGGGTCGTCCCATGGAACTGACCACCAAGACACAGAA GTTCAAGGCCAAGCTGTGGCTGTGTGAGGAGCATCCCCTGTCCCTGTGTGAGCAGGTGGCTCCCATCATCGACCTCATGGCAGTCAGCAATGCACTTTTCGCCAAGCTCCGGGACTTCATCACATTGCGCCTGCCTCCTGGCTTCCCAGTCAAGATTG AAATCCCCGTCTTTCACATTCTCAACGCCCGCATCACCTTCGGGAACCTCAACGGCTGCGATGAGCCAGTGCCCTCAGTGCGAGGCAGCCCCAGCAGCGAGACACCGTCCCCTGGCAGCGACTCCTCCAGCGTCAGCAGCTCCAGCTCTACCA CCTCCTGCCGCAGCTGTGAGATCTCACCCACATTGTTCGAGGCCCCCCGTGGCTACAGCGTGCTGGGTGGCCAGCGAGAGGCTGCGACTCGTGATGAAGATGATGACCTGCTGCAGTTTGCCATCCAGCAGAGCCTGCTTGAGGCAGGCAGTGAGTATGACCAG GTCACCATTTGGGAGGCGCTAACCAACAGCAAGCCAGGCACCCACCCCATGTCCTGTGAAGGCCGCCGACAGGACAG GTGTGCCGGGAGCGGGGAGCGCTCGACaaatcctccccacccccaggagcGCCCCACCCACGCCGCAGCGCCAGCCCGTGCCCCCGGCACCAGTGCCCAGCCCTCGGCCCAGCCCGGGTCCCAGCTCCAGCAGCCATGTGTTTCGGAGCTACGACGAGCAGCTGCGGCTGGCTATGGAGTTGTCTgcgcaggagcaggaggagagacgGAGGCGAGCAcgccaggaggaggaagagttggAGCGCATCCTGCGGCTCTCGCTGACCGAACAGTAGCGCCCTCTGCTGGGACCCTCGCTCACTCCACGCAGGACCCGGGTCCGCGCACCTGCCGTGCTGCTGCAGGAGTTTGGAGCCATCACATCGGGGGTGTAGGGGTGCACCAGGCTTGA